The Mesorhizobium sp. INR15 region CGGTCAGACCGCAGGTGCTGGAGGCGGCCAAGACGCCCTATACCCCTTCAAGCGGTGAACAGACGTTTCGCCTGCTGGTTTTCGGCGGCAGCCAGGGCGCGCAATTCTTCTCCGATGCCGTGCCGGCGGCGATCGCGCTGCTGTCGGACGCGCAGCGCAAGCGGCTTGATATCACGCAGCAGGCCCGTGCCGACGATGTCGCGCGGGTGAAGGCTGCCTATGCCGAACTTGGCGTCGCCGTACAGGTTTCGCCGTTCTTTACCGACATGGCGGCACGCTTGGCGGCGGCGCATCTGGTGATGTCGCGCTCCGGCGCCTCCACCGTTTCCGAGATTGCCGTCATCGGACGCCCGGCGCTGCTGGTGCCTTATCCGCATGCGTTGGACCACGACCAGGCGGCCAATGCGGCCGCGCTCGCGGCGGCCGGCGGTGGCGAGGTGCATGAGCAGTCCTCGCTTTCGCCCGAACGTATAGCAGCCTTGATCGGCGGGCTCATGGACGATCCGGAGCGGCTGGTGGCGATGGCAGCGGGAGCGAAGTCCGCCGGCAAGCCCAACGCCGCGCGGTTGCTTGCCGACCTGACAGAGGCTATTGCGGCGAAAAAGACCGTTTCGGAATTCAGGAAGGAAACGCACGCATGAAGATGCCGCAAACGATCGGCCTTGTGCATTTCATCGGCATTGGCGGTATCGGCATGAGCGGCATTGCCGAGGTGCTGCACAATCTCGGCTACAAGGTGCAGGGGTCCGACCAGGCCGACAGCGCCAATGTGCAGCGGCTGCGTGACAAGGGCATCGAATGCTTTGTCGGTCACAAGGCCGAGAATCTCGGCGATGCCGAGGTGATTGTCGTCTCGACGGCGATCAAGAAATCCAATCCGGAGCTGAAGGCCGCGCGCGAAAAGCTGCTGCCGATCGTGCGCCGCGCCGAGATGCTGGCCGAACTGATGCGTTTCCGCCAGGCGGTGGCGATCGGCGGCACGCATGGCAAGACGACAACGACCTCGATGGTGGCGACCTTGCTTGACGCCGGCGGGCTCGATCCGACTGTCATCAATGGCGGCATCATCAATGCCTATGGCACCAATGCCCGCATGGGCGACGGCGAATGGATGGTGGTCGAGGCCGACGAAAGCGACGGCACTTTCCTCAAGCTGCCAGCTGAAATTGCCGTGGTGACCAACATCGATCCCGAGCATCTCGACCACTATGGCAGTTTCGACAAGGTGCGCGAGGCGTTCCGCCAGTTCGTCGAGAATGTGCCCTTTTACGGCTTCGGCGTGATGTGCACCGATCATCCCGAAGTGCAGGCGCTGGTCAGCCGCATCGAGGACCGCCGCGTCATCACCTACGGCGAAAACGCGCAGGCCGATGTGCGCTTCACCAATCACCGCATGGCGGGCGCGACCTCGGAATTCGACGTCGTCATCCGCGACCGCAAGACGCGTGGCCAGACGACGATTACCGACCTGCGTCTGCCGATGCCCGGCCGCCACAATGTCTCGAACGCCACCGCCGCGATCGCGGTCGCGCATGAGCTTGGACTGTCGGCCGAGGCGATCAAGAAGGGCCTGTCGTCCTTCGCCGGCGTCAAGCGCCGCTTCACTCATACCGGCTCCTGGAACGGCGTCGAGGTTTTCGACGACTATGGTCACCATCCGGTCGAAATCACGGCGGTGCTCAAGGCGGCGCGCAGCGCCACTCAAGGCCGCGTCATCGCCATTGCCCAGCCGCACCGCTTCACCCGGCTGCACGATCTCTTCAGCGAGTTCTCCGCCTGTTTCAACGATGCCGATACGGTGATGGTGGCGCCGGTCTACACCGCTGGCGAGGAGGCGATCGAGGGCGTGACCTCCGACGAGCTGGTGTCGCGCATCCGCGCCGGCGGCCATCGCGACGCCCGCTACATCGAAGGGCCGGCTGATATCGCGCCAATCATCCGCGACATCGCCAAGCCAGGCGACTTCGTCGTCTTCCTCGGCGCTGGCAACATCACCCAATGGGCCTATGCGCTGCCCAAGGAGCTCGCCGTCTCATGATGCGCGGCCAGGAACTGATCGACAGACTTGGCGACCGGCTTGCCGGCCTGCGCGGCCGCATCACGCCGAATGCCGAGATGGACAAGATCACCTGGTTCCGTGCCGGCGGACTGGCCGAGGCGCTGTTCCAGCCGGCCGACGAGGAAGACCTGGCAGCTTTCCTGAAAGCGGTTCCCGAAGAAATCCCGCTCACCATCGTTGGCGTCGGCTCGAACCTGCTTGTCAGGGATGGCGGCATTCCGGGTTTTGTCATCCGACTTTCTGCCAAGGGATTTGGCGAGGCTGAGGTTCTGTCAGCGACCACGATCAGGGCGGGGGCAGCGACCCCAGACAAGCGTGTCGCGGCTGCCGCCTATGAGGCGGGCATTGGGGGCTTCCATTTCTATCACGGCATTCCGGGCGCCATTGGTGGCGCGCTGCGGATGAATGCCGGCGCCAATGGCGTGGAGACACGCGAGCGTGTCGTCGAGGTTCGCGCGCTCGACCGCAAGGGCAATATCTTAGCGCTGAGCAATGCCGAGATGGGCTACGCCTATCGCCATTCCGCCGCGCCGGTTGGGCTGATCTTTACCTCGGCTGTGTTCGAGGGCTTTGCCGAGGACAAGGCGGCGATCAAGGCTGCCATGGATGCGGTTCAAAATCACCGCGAGACCGTGCAGCCGATCCGCGAGAAGACCGGTGGCTCGACCTTCAAGAATCCGGAGGGCACGTCAGCCTGGAAGGAGATCGACAAGGCGGGTTGCCGTGGCCTGATGATCGGCGGCGCGCAGATGTCGCCGATGCATTGCAACTTCATGATCAACACCGGCACCGCGACCGGCTACGACCTGGAATATCTCGGCGAGACGGTGCGCACGCGGGTTCTCGAAAACTCAGGCATTCGTCTGCAATGGGAGATCAAGCGCATCGGCAATTTCCGGCCGGACCACGCGGTGCAGGAGTTTCTCGGGCAACTTCTTTAGCTCTCTCTGAAGTTCATGTAATGCATGAACTTCAATCGGTCCCGAATTGCGCGCGACCGTTGCTCCAAAGACTCAATGACACGGTTTTCTCATCCATTTTCTCGGAAAGTGAATCTCTCGGAATCGTAAGCACTTGCCAGTGAATCAACTCTCTGATTCTCTGCTCGAAAGCGTTTCCTGATTTGAGTCGTTCGACGCGTTTTCAGCGTTTTCCGTCGGGGGGGCAACCTGCCGGGAGACTCTGACTCAATGTTGCGGAAAATCTGGTTTTGAGTCCGCCATGAGAGGGGATGACGGGGAATGAAAAGTAAGCATGTGGCCGTCCTGCTGGGTGGGTTTTCGTCCGAGCGGCCCGTGTCTCTTTCTTCGGGAAAGGCTTGCGCCGATGAACTCGAGAAGGAAGGTTACCAGGTTACGCGCGTCGATGTCGGGCGCGAT contains the following coding sequences:
- the murC gene encoding UDP-N-acetylmuramate--L-alanine ligase, with protein sequence MKMPQTIGLVHFIGIGGIGMSGIAEVLHNLGYKVQGSDQADSANVQRLRDKGIECFVGHKAENLGDAEVIVVSTAIKKSNPELKAAREKLLPIVRRAEMLAELMRFRQAVAIGGTHGKTTTTSMVATLLDAGGLDPTVINGGIINAYGTNARMGDGEWMVVEADESDGTFLKLPAEIAVVTNIDPEHLDHYGSFDKVREAFRQFVENVPFYGFGVMCTDHPEVQALVSRIEDRRVITYGENAQADVRFTNHRMAGATSEFDVVIRDRKTRGQTTITDLRLPMPGRHNVSNATAAIAVAHELGLSAEAIKKGLSSFAGVKRRFTHTGSWNGVEVFDDYGHHPVEITAVLKAARSATQGRVIAIAQPHRFTRLHDLFSEFSACFNDADTVMVAPVYTAGEEAIEGVTSDELVSRIRAGGHRDARYIEGPADIAPIIRDIAKPGDFVVFLGAGNITQWAYALPKELAVS
- the murG gene encoding undecaprenyldiphospho-muramoylpentapeptide beta-N-acetylglucosaminyltransferase, encoding MSKGVILLAAGGTGGHLFPAEALAHELIERGWKVHLATDDRAERFAGHFPAAAVHPIQSATLGSKNPIAVLAAFWKIWSGVRQASVIIRRIKPDAVVGFGGYPTLPPLYAATRRKVPTLVHEQNAVMGRANRALAGRVDAIAGGFLPEDTSAAGAKTVTTGNPVRPQVLEAAKTPYTPSSGEQTFRLLVFGGSQGAQFFSDAVPAAIALLSDAQRKRLDITQQARADDVARVKAAYAELGVAVQVSPFFTDMAARLAAAHLVMSRSGASTVSEIAVIGRPALLVPYPHALDHDQAANAAALAAAGGGEVHEQSSLSPERIAALIGGLMDDPERLVAMAAGAKSAGKPNAARLLADLTEAIAAKKTVSEFRKETHA
- the murB gene encoding UDP-N-acetylmuramate dehydrogenase, with protein sequence MMRGQELIDRLGDRLAGLRGRITPNAEMDKITWFRAGGLAEALFQPADEEDLAAFLKAVPEEIPLTIVGVGSNLLVRDGGIPGFVIRLSAKGFGEAEVLSATTIRAGAATPDKRVAAAAYEAGIGGFHFYHGIPGAIGGALRMNAGANGVETRERVVEVRALDRKGNILALSNAEMGYAYRHSAAPVGLIFTSAVFEGFAEDKAAIKAAMDAVQNHRETVQPIREKTGGSTFKNPEGTSAWKEIDKAGCRGLMIGGAQMSPMHCNFMINTGTATGYDLEYLGETVRTRVLENSGIRLQWEIKRIGNFRPDHAVQEFLGQLL